One Helicobacter pylori NCTC 11637 = CCUG 17874 = ATCC 43504 = JCM 12093 genomic window, TTGATTGAACCACGCCATAAAGAAGTTCATGATAAGGGCATAAAGGAAAGTTGAAATGGATTTTTTAAACGACCATATAAATGTTTTTGGCTTGATTGCAGCGCTTGTGATTTTAGTTTTAACCATCTATGAATCCAGTTCGCTCATTAAAGAAATGCGCGACAGCAAATCTCAAGGTGAGCTTGTAGAAAATGGGCATTTGTTTGATGGGATAGGGGAGTTTGCCAATAATGTGCCAGTAGGCTGGATCGCAAGCTTTATGTGCACGATTGTGTGGGCTTTTTGGTATTTTTTCTTTGGGTATCCGCTGAATAGCTTTTCTCAAATCGGGCAATACAATGAAGAAGTTAAAGCGCACAACCAAAAATTTGAAGCCAAATGGAAGCATTTGGGTCAAAAGGAATTAGTGGATATGGGTCAAGGCATCTTTTTAGTCCATTGTTCGCAATGCCATGGCATCACCGCTGAGGGCTTGCATGGGAGCGCTCAAAATCTGGTGCGCTGGGGTAAAGAAGAGGGCATTATGGACACCATTAAGCATGGCTCTAAAGGCATGGATTATCTCGCTGGGGAAATGCCCGCTATGGACTTGGATGAAAAAGACGCTAAAGCGATTGCGAGCTATGTGATGGCAGAAATTTCTAGCGTTAAAAAAACCAAAAACCCTCAACTCATTGATAAGGGCAAGGAGCTGTTTGAAAGCATGGGCTGCACAGGCTGTCATGGCAATGATGGTAAGGGCTTGCAAGAAAATCAAGTGTTTGCAGCCGATTTGACCGCTTACGGCACAGAGAATTTTTTAAGAAATATCTTAACGCATGGCAAAAAGGGCAATATAGGGCATATGCCATCATTTAAATATAAAAACTTTAGCGATTTGCAAGTTAAAGCGTTAGCTGAATTTATCCGATCGCTAAAACCCTTAGAAGATTAAAGGAAAAGAGATGAAATTTTTAAACGGATTAGCAGGGAATTTACTGATTGTGGTTATTTTATTGTGTGTGGCCGTTTTTTTTACGCTCAAAGCGATCCATATCCAAAAAGAGCAAGCCACCAATTATTACCGCTATAAGGATATTAACGCCTTAGAGACAAAAAACACCCAAAACCGGGCCAATTATGAATTAGTCAATCAAGGGAGTAAAAAATGAAATTCACCACTTTAGAAAAAATCTTAGCCTTAATGGTAGTAGCGACCATTTTAATGACGATTGTTATTTCTTTTGTACCTAACTTTTTTTTGTTTAGCACATGAGGATCTTATGGCTTGTAATAGCCTTTGTTTGTTGTTTGGGGGCTGATGATTATGTTTTGAATAATTCTAAAGGGCGTTTGGTAGAAAAAAGCGTTGCGTTTGTAGAGAGCGTTTCTAAAGAGCTTTACCTTAAAACAGGCGTGCGTTTTGCGATTGATATGACGGATTTTGAAAAAAATCCTATCGCTTTGGCGGATAAAAATGAACGCCAAAAGTATCAAGAGGGCTTTTTAAAACAGCTCAAACCCCCTTTTGTGGTATTCTTTTTTTACCATGACGCTCAAAAAATAGAATTAGTGGCTAACCCTAAAGATTTGTTAGACACTGATAAAATCTTTTTTGAAAAAATCGCTCCCTTACTCCCTACAAACCCTAAAGAATACACGCCCCAAAGGATTTCAGCCATGCTCATTAACGGCTATTCGGTCGCAGTAGATGCTTTAGCCGAAAAATATCGTGTGAATATCACGCAAAATTTTAACGCTCCTAAGGGAGTAACTTTTGTAAAGGTGGTTATTTATATTTTGTTATTGACGCTTTTGGGCGCGTTTTTAGGGCTTTATTTTTTTAAAAAATCTTAAGAGAGAAACCAATGAAAGAAAAAAACTTTTGGCCTTTAGGGATCATGAGCGTGCTTATTCTTGGGCTTGGGATTGTGGTGTTTTTGGTGGTGTTTGCCCTAAAAAATTCGCCTAAAAACGATTTAGTGTATTTTAAGGGCCATAACGAAGTGGATTTAAATTTTAACGCTATGCTTAAAACCTATGAAAACTTTAAATCCAATTATCGTTTTTTGGTGGGTTTAAAATCTCTCACAGAAGGCTCTAAAACCCCCATTTTGCCCTATTTTTCTAAAGGCACGCATGGGGATAAAAAACTCCAAGAAAACCTTTTAAACAACGCTTTGATTTTGGAAAAATCCAACACGCTTTATGCGCAATTGCAACCGCTCAAACCCGCTTTAGATCCGCCAAACATTCAAGTGTATTTAGCGTTTTATCCCAGTAAATCACAGCCCAGATGGTTAGGAACGCTTGATTGTAGAAGCGCATGCGAGCCTTTAAAATTTGATTTGTTAGAGAGCGACAAAATGGGGCGTTATAAGATCCTTTTTAAATTTGTTTTTAAAAATAAAGAAGAATTGATTTTGGAGCAACTGGCTTTTTTAAAGTAGCGCATTTAAAAAATGCCTTTAGCGTTTTTATTAACACTCAATCATTAAAAAGCCTGAATTTTCTATCCAAACGGGTATAATAAGGCTATGGGTTTTTTAAAAATTTTTAAGCATGACGCCTTGGGGCAAGTAGGGAATGTTGTTGTGGGGAATTTTTTAATAACGCTCACTATTTTAGCGGTTTGTTTTTCCTCTCAAAGCGCTGAAGAAACGACCATGCTCACCCTAAGCTACACGCTCTTTTTTGTCTTGGGGGCGTTTTTACTAATTGCAATCAGTGTGGGAGCGATCAAAAATCTCAATGCGCTTTTTTCTAAAAGGGGGGTTTTAAGCTTTTCTTTACCCGTTAGTTTAGAGTCTTTATTGCTCCCTAAAATCTTGCTCCCTATGGTGTTTTTTATTTTCAGTTTGTTCTGGTTTGTGGTGAGCGTGCGTTTGGGCTATTATCTTTTTAACGCACAATCCAGCGTGCTGTTTATCTTACACACCGCTTTAAAAACCTTTGTGTTAAAACCCACTAAAACCCTAGGTATCGCGCTGTTTTTAGGGCTTGTTTTAATGAAATTTTTATTTGTTTTGAGCGTTTTAAACGCTGCTAGGATCAAAAAAGCGCGTTTTTTACTAGGAGGGCTGTTGTTCATTCTTGTGGGGGTTGTTTTGGAATTAGCGTTTAATGCGTTACTGCCCTTAATGAGCTCTGGTTTAAGCATCAATGAGGGGTTTTATTATTTCTTGCAACAACAAGAATTGCAAGAAAATAAATACTATCTTTTATGGGGAGTGGATCTTTTAAAAATCCTTTTATTGTATGGGGTGATCCGTTACTTGCTTATGCATAAATTGGAATTGGATTAAGAAAAGCGGTATTTTAAATATTCATCAGTGAGCAAGCAATCTTTAGTCTTTAACAAGTTAGCGTAAAACCCATGCTGATAGCCTAATTCAAAAAGCTTGTCTATGGCGAGAATTTGAATCTCGCTTAAGCGCGTTGAAGTTTCGTTCGCATACAAGCTTAAATAGGTTTGTAAGCGCTCTTTATTGACACGAATGAGCGAGCGCTCTAACAGCATGTCAGAGAGCAAATTTTGGTGTTTTAGCGCGACTTCAACTGCTTTAATCAAAGCCTTTTTAATCAAAATCGCGCGATACAAGGGGATAGAGCGCCTAATCGCCATGCCTCCTAAAGGCAAGGGTAAATCATCAGCTTTAATGAGTTCTTTCCAAACATCCCACAATTCTTTTTCCACTTCTAGCTCGTTATGGAAATCCAAGATGCTCTCATGGATTAGCACACCCGCATGCACTTTTTCTTCCAAAACTGCTTTTTCAATGTCTAAAAAATTCATGTAAGCGATGCGCGCATGTTTGTAATAGATCTTAAACAAGAGGGCGTTGGTGGTGTGCTCCCCACTTAATGCGACTCTAAAATCTTTTTTCAATTTCACACCCTTTTTTTTCACTAATTTAGGCCCATAGCCATTCCCAAAGCTCGTCGCTGTGGGGAGCAAAGCGTAATCGTTCGCAATTTTAGGGTATAGCCCAAAGCTGATTGCACTCACATCATAAGTGTTTTTTAGGGTTTCTTGGTTTAGGGTTTCAATATCAAGGGCAATGTTGTGGAATGCTTTATTCTTAATGGGGCAATCTATCCAGCCAAACTTAATCGCATAATACATGAAAATATCATCAGCATCAGGGCTATGAGCGACACTAATCAAAGTAAAATCCTTTTGTGATGGGGTAAGTCCTTTTATTATAATAGATTTTAGGCTAGGATTTGATAGAATAAACAAATCAAATTCAATAAGGTAATTTAATGGCAATAGATGAAGACAAACAAAAAGCGATTTCTTTAGCGATCAAACAAATTGATAAGGTTTTTGGTAAGGGGGCGTTGGTGCGCCTTGGGGATAAGCAAGTAGAAAAGATTGACGCTATTTCTACAGGCTCGTTAGGGTTGGATCTGGCTTTAGGGATTGGGGGCGTTCCAAAGGGCAGGATCATTGAAATTTATGGGCCAGAGTCAAGCGGGAAGACCACTTTAAGCTTGCATATTATTGCAGAATGCCAAAAAAATGGCGGCGTGTGCGCGTTCATTGACGCTGAGCATGCCCTAGATGTGCATTACGCTAAGAGACTAGGCGTGGATACGGAAAACTTACTCGTTTCCCAACCTGATACAGGCGAGCAAGCTTTAGAGATTTTAGAAACGATCACAAGAAGCGGAGGGATTGATTTAGTGGTGGTGGATTCGGTGGCGGCTCTTACGCCTAAAGCGGAGATTGATGGGGATATGGGCGATCAGCATGTGGGCTTGCAAGCAAGGCTTATGAGCCATGCGTTAAGAAAAATCACCGGTGTCTTGCACAAGATGAACACTACTCTTATTTTTATCAATCAAATCAGAATGAAGATTGGCATGATGGGTTATGGGAGTCCAGAGACCACAACCGGAGGTAACGCTTTAAAATTCTATGCGAGCGTTAGGATTGATATTAGAAGAATCGCGGCTTTAAAGCAAAACGAACAGCATATTGGCAACAGGGCTAAAGCCAAAGTGGTTAAAAATAAAGTCGCTCCACCCTTTAGAGAAGCGGAATTTGACATCATGTTTGGGGAGGGGATTTCTAAAGAGGGCGAAATCATTGATTATGGCGTGAAATTAGACATTGTGGATAAGAGTGGGGCATGGCTTAGCTACCAGGATAAAAAGCTAGGGCAAGGCCGAGAAAACGCTAAAGCCTTACTGAAAGAAGACAAAGCCCTAGCGGATGAAATCACTCTTAAGATTAAAGAGAGTATTGGCTCTAATGAAGAGATCATGCCCTTACCCGATGAGCCTTTAGAAGAAATGGAATAAAAAGGATTTTGATGCTAACCATTAAAGATATTCATGCTTTAGAAGTGATGGATAGTAGGGGCAATCCTACCATTCAAGCCAGCGTGATTTTGAGCGATAACACTAAGGCGAGCGCGATTGTGCCTAGTGGGGCGAGCACCGGTAAAAGAGAAGCGTTAGAATTAAGGGATAATGACAAAACCCGTTTTTTGGGTAAAGGGGTCTTAAGGGCATGCGAGAATGTCAATAGCGTGATCAAACACCATTTAATAGGGCTTGAAGCGATCAATCAGGCTTTTGTAGATGAGAGGTTAAGGGCTTTAGACGGCACGCCTAATTACGCTAATTTAGGGGCAAACGCTGTTTTGGGCGTTTCTATGGCGTTAGCAAGGGCTAGTGCGAAGGCTTTAAATCTGCCATTATACCGCTATTTAGGGGGGGCTAACGCTCTGACTTTGCCTGTGCCGATGCTCAATATCATCAACGGCGGAACGCATGCGAATAATTCCATAGACTTTCAAGAATACATGATCATGCCTTTAGGGTTTGAAAGTTTCAAAGAAGCCTTAAGAGCGAGCGCGGAAGTCTATCACACGCTTAAAAAACTTTTAGATGGAAAGAATCAGCTCACAAGCGTGGGCGATGAGGGGGGCTTTGCACCTAATTTTAACAACAATGTAGAACCCCTTGAAGTTATTTCTCAAGCCATTGAAAAAGCCGGCTATAAATTAGGCGAAGAAATAGCGCTCGCTTTAGATGTAGCGAGCAGCGAATTGGTAGATGAACATTTCAATTACCATTTAAAGGGTGAAAATAAGATTCTAGATTCGCATGAATTAGTGGCTTATTATAAAGAGTTGGTGGCAAAATACCCGATCGTGTCCATTGAAGATGGTTTGAGCGAAGACGATTGGGAGGGTTGGGCGTTTTTAAGCAAGGAATTAGGGCATCAAATCCAGTTAGTGGGCGATGATTTATTTGTAACGAACGCGAGCCTCTTGCAAAAAGGCATTGAAAAAAACATTGCGAACGCCATTTTGATCAAACCCAATCAAATCGGCACCATTAGTGAGACTTTAGAGACCATAAGATTAGCCAAACACCATGCCTATCAATGCGTGATGAGTCATAGAAGCGGGGAGAGTGAGGACAGCTTTATCGCTGATTTTGCAGTCGCATTGAATACGGGAGAGATTAAAACCGGATCCACCGCAAGGAGTGAAAGGATCGCCAAATACAACCGCCTTTTAGAGATTGAGCATGAATTAAAAGGGGGGATTTATATCGGTAAAGAGTTGTTTAAGCATGGCTAGTGGCCTTTTTGAAAACGATGGAATCAAAGACAACAAAGCGCGAGATTTTTTCTATAGCCATAGCTTCCTTATTGTCTTTTTCCTTTTACTGCTTGGGTTTGGGTATTATTTAGGGAAGTTGCTTTTTGGGGGCTCTTCTTTAGAAGTTTATTTGGATTTAAGGGACAAGCATGAACGCTTGCAACAAGAAATCACCGAATTGCAAAGCAAGAATGTGCGTTTGCAAAAGCGTTTGTTTGAGTTGAAGGAATTACGGCCTAGAGATTAGATTTAAGGAAAATGGTAGTGTTAAAAAAGATGATAGGTTTGGTGGTGGTTTTAAGCGTTTTATTGGCTAGAGACAACCCTTTTGAGCCTGAAATCAATTCCAAGAATTTGCAAGGGGGCTTTAATGGGATCTATGATAGTTATTTTAAAGAAATCCATGTGGATTTGCCCACGAGCGCTAGGATTTTAAAACAAATCACGCTCACTTACCAGGATATTGATGGCTCTATCCATTCTAAAGTCGTGGGCATTGATAAAAGCATTGATTGGCATTACCCCTTAAAGCTCTCCCAACACACCCTTGATCCAGCCGCTTTTGAAAAACGCTACCAGATCCAAGATTTTGATTTTTTAATGGCAAACAACACGATGATTTTGCGTTCCCCCTATAAAATTTTGCGTTCTTTTGTGCTAGTCAATCCTTATAGAATCGTGTTAGACACGCAAAAAGGCTCTTTGGATATTTATCAAAATAGGGATTTAAACCAGAAGTTTTTTTCTCAAATTAAAGTCGGCACGCACAAAGATTATTACCGCATCACGCTCATTTTAGACGGGAAATACCGCTATCTTTTGGAAGAAAAAAACGGGGCGTATGAATTGAAATTGAAATAAAAGCATGCAGCATTTAGTCTTAATCGGTTTTATGGGGAGCGGTAAAAGCTCTTTAGCGCAAGAATTGGGGCTGGCTTTGAAATTAGAAGTGTTGGATACGGATATGATCATTAGCGAGAGGGTGGGCTTGAGCGTGAGAGGGATTTTTGAAGAGCTTGGCGAAGACAATTTCAGGATGTTTGAAAAAAATTTGATTGATGAATTAAAAACGCTCAAAACCCCCCATGTTATTTCTACCGGTGGGGGCATTGTGATGCATGATAACTTTAAGGGTTTAGGCACAACTTTTTATCTCAAGATTGATTTTGAGACCTTGATTAAGCGCTTGAATCAAAAAGAAAGGGAAAAACGCCCCCTTTTGAATGATCTCATTCAAGCCAAAGAGCTTTTTGAAAAACGCCAAGCTCTCTATGAAAAAAACGCCTCCTTTATCATTGATGCAAGAGGTGGTTTAAATAATTCTTTAAAACAAGTGCTACAATTCATCGCATAAAATCTTTTTAAAGGCCTTTTGATGTTAAGTAGAGACATTGTCCAATATTCCAAGATCCGCACCGAGCTATACGCTTATCTTACCTATTTGTTTTCGCACAATATCCGCAACCACCTCCCTGAAATCACTTTGGATTATTTAAACAAACAGATCAGAAAAATGCATGCTGAAATCAAAATGGCAAAAAATTTTTTTGTGTTAGACGCTAAAGGCATGCTAATTCTTAAGCCAAGCCAGCTTAAAGAACAGGGGCATAAGGAGGGGATATTAGAGCATGATTTAACAGAAGGGATTGAATTAGAATCGCATGCCAGTTTTAGCGATAAATATTATTTTTATCAAGCCGTGAGTGAAAAGCGTTGTATTTTAACCGATCCTTACCCTTCTAAAAAAGGAAACCATTTGGTAGTGAGCGCGTCTTACCCGGTGTATGATCAAAATAACGATCTGGCGTTTGTGGTGTGCTTGCAAATCCCTTTGAGGGTGGCGATTGAAATCAGCTCACCTTCAAAGTATTTCAGAACCTTTAGCGAAGGGAGCATGGTCATGTATTTTATGATTTCTATCATGCTCACTTTAGTGTCGTTGCTTTTATTTGTGAAATGCATTTCTAGCTTTTGGACAGCGATTGTCAATTTTAGCAGTTTTGACATTAAAGAAGTGTTCCACCCCATTGTGCTTTTAACCCTAGCCTTAGCCACCTTTGATCTGGTCAAGGCGATTTTTGAAGAGGAAGTTTTGGGTAAAAATAGCGGGGACAACCACCATGCGATCCACCGCACGATGATTAGGTTTTTAGGCTCTATCATTATCGCATTAGCCATTGAAGCGTTAATGTTAGTGTTTAAATTCAGCGTGAGCGAACCGGATAAAATCACTTATGCGGTGTATTTGGCTGTCGGTGTGGCGGTGCTTTTGATCAGTTTAGCGATTTATGTCAAATTCGCCTATAGCGTGTTGCCCAAACGAGAACGCTAAGAGTTAAAAAATTTTTCTTTTAAGCGTTTGAAAATCCTATTCAATCTAAAAAAGATGTATTCTAAAAGGGTTTTTGGGTTGAGTAGGGGGGCAAGAAATTCAAAGGTTTTTTGTTTGTCTTTAAGGCTTAAAAATTCTGTCATTTGTTTAAGGAATTTCACGGAATATTCAGCATAAAAAAGGGTTTTTAAAAGAGTCTCATGCCATTCTTTAGAATATAAAGCAGTGGGTGAAATCCAAGGTTTTCCTACAAAATAAAAATGCAGCATGACGATTTCTTGTTGGCTAGGAATGAAGCGTTTTTTATTGACCATGAAAGGGTGGGCGTTGTAAATATAAGGTAAGATTAAAACTTTTTGATAGCATGCGAGCGTTAAAATATCCTGTTCAGGGCAAAACACGCACTGGCCTTTTTGATGGGTTAAATTGAGTAAGCGTTCTTCTAAATGATCAGCACGCCATAGCTTTAAATTCACGATTAAAAACCCAACATTATAGTGGTTTTCACAAATGATTTTCATGTCTTTTTCTTTAAGGTAATGCTCATAA contains:
- the ccoP gene encoding cytochrome-c oxidase, cbb3-type subunit III; this translates as MDFLNDHINVFGLIAALVILVLTIYESSSLIKEMRDSKSQGELVENGHLFDGIGEFANNVPVGWIASFMCTIVWAFWYFFFGYPLNSFSQIGQYNEEVKAHNQKFEAKWKHLGQKELVDMGQGIFLVHCSQCHGITAEGLHGSAQNLVRWGKEEGIMDTIKHGSKGMDYLAGEMPAMDLDEKDAKAIASYVMAEISSVKKTKNPQLIDKGKELFESMGCTGCHGNDGKGLQENQVFAADLTAYGTENFLRNILTHGKKGNIGHMPSFKYKNFSDLQVKALAEFIRSLKPLED
- a CDS encoding DUF4006 family protein, which translates into the protein MKFLNGLAGNLLIVVILLCVAVFFTLKAIHIQKEQATNYYRYKDINALETKNTQNRANYELVNQGSKK
- a CDS encoding menaquinone biosynthesis family protein, whose product is MISVAHSPDADDIFMYYAIKFGWIDCPIKNKAFHNIALDIETLNQETLKNTYDVSAISFGLYPKIANDYALLPTATSFGNGYGPKLVKKKGVKLKKDFRVALSGEHTTNALLFKIYYKHARIAYMNFLDIEKAVLEEKVHAGVLIHESILDFHNELEVEKELWDVWKELIKADDLPLPLGGMAIRRSIPLYRAILIKKALIKAVEVALKHQNLLSDMLLERSLIRVNKERLQTYLSLYANETSTRLSEIQILAIDKLFELGYQHGFYANLLKTKDCLLTDEYLKYRFS
- the recA gene encoding recombinase RecA; translated protein: MAIDEDKQKAISLAIKQIDKVFGKGALVRLGDKQVEKIDAISTGSLGLDLALGIGGVPKGRIIEIYGPESSGKTTLSLHIIAECQKNGGVCAFIDAEHALDVHYAKRLGVDTENLLVSQPDTGEQALEILETITRSGGIDLVVVDSVAALTPKAEIDGDMGDQHVGLQARLMSHALRKITGVLHKMNTTLIFINQIRMKIGMMGYGSPETTTGGNALKFYASVRIDIRRIAALKQNEQHIGNRAKAKVVKNKVAPPFREAEFDIMFGEGISKEGEIIDYGVKLDIVDKSGAWLSYQDKKLGQGRENAKALLKEDKALADEITLKIKESIGSNEEIMPLPDEPLEEME
- the eno gene encoding phosphopyruvate hydratase, with the translated sequence MLTIKDIHALEVMDSRGNPTIQASVILSDNTKASAIVPSGASTGKREALELRDNDKTRFLGKGVLRACENVNSVIKHHLIGLEAINQAFVDERLRALDGTPNYANLGANAVLGVSMALARASAKALNLPLYRYLGGANALTLPVPMLNIINGGTHANNSIDFQEYMIMPLGFESFKEALRASAEVYHTLKKLLDGKNQLTSVGDEGGFAPNFNNNVEPLEVISQAIEKAGYKLGEEIALALDVASSELVDEHFNYHLKGENKILDSHELVAYYKELVAKYPIVSIEDGLSEDDWEGWAFLSKELGHQIQLVGDDLFVTNASLLQKGIEKNIANAILIKPNQIGTISETLETIRLAKHHAYQCVMSHRSGESEDSFIADFAVALNTGEIKTGSTARSERIAKYNRLLEIEHELKGGIYIGKELFKHG
- a CDS encoding AMIN domain-containing protein: MLKKMIGLVVVLSVLLARDNPFEPEINSKNLQGGFNGIYDSYFKEIHVDLPTSARILKQITLTYQDIDGSIHSKVVGIDKSIDWHYPLKLSQHTLDPAAFEKRYQIQDFDFLMANNTMILRSPYKILRSFVLVNPYRIVLDTQKGSLDIYQNRDLNQKFFSQIKVGTHKDYYRITLILDGKYRYLLEEKNGAYELKLK
- a CDS encoding shikimate kinase, encoding MQHLVLIGFMGSGKSSLAQELGLALKLEVLDTDMIISERVGLSVRGIFEELGEDNFRMFEKNLIDELKTLKTPHVISTGGGIVMHDNFKGLGTTFYLKIDFETLIKRLNQKEREKRPLLNDLIQAKELFEKRQALYEKNASFIIDARGGLNNSLKQVLQFIA
- a CDS encoding PDC sensor domain-containing protein, with product MLSRDIVQYSKIRTELYAYLTYLFSHNIRNHLPEITLDYLNKQIRKMHAEIKMAKNFFVLDAKGMLILKPSQLKEQGHKEGILEHDLTEGIELESHASFSDKYYFYQAVSEKRCILTDPYPSKKGNHLVVSASYPVYDQNNDLAFVVCLQIPLRVAIEISSPSKYFRTFSEGSMVMYFMISIMLTLVSLLLFVKCISSFWTAIVNFSSFDIKEVFHPIVLLTLALATFDLVKAIFEEEVLGKNSGDNHHAIHRTMIRFLGSIIIALAIEALMLVFKFSVSEPDKITYAVYLAVGVAVLLISLAIYVKFAYSVLPKRER